The sequence GTGCAAAAGGAGGCATAGCTGTTGTAAGACCATTTATATATAGTTCATTTGATTCTCTCGATTCAAGTTCTAAGAAAATTTGATGGTTTGTTTTATCTGGAAAATTAAGAACTTTTCTGTCAAGAGAAGGGCAATGTCTTGGTCCATGAGTTTCTATTATTCCAGATACAATTGGAGAATATTTTAAAAGATCTTTTACAACTTGTACTGTTTCTTCAGTTGTATGAGTTAGCCATGTAGGCACAACACTATTTTCTTCTTTCTCCGTAAATATTGAGAAATATCTTGGATGTTTTTCTCCTTCAAGTCTTTCTGTTTTAGAAAAATCAACAGTTCTTATATCCACTCTAGGAGGTGTTGCTGTTTGATATCTTTCAATATGTATTCCATGTTCTCTTAAACTGTCAGAAAGTTTTTCAGCTGAATTTTCTCCTTGCCTTCCTGCTACATATTTAACATCTCCTATTACTATTCTTCCTTTTAAGAAAGTACCTGTTGTAAGTACAACAGCCTCTGCTTTTATTTCTATTCCAAGAGCAGTTTTTACCCCTGTTATCTTATTCTTATCATCAGTAATAATTTCTTCAACACAGTCTTGAAGAATATCAAGATTCTCTGTTTTTTCAAGAAGTTCTTTCATTTTTATTCTATATAAATATTTATCTGCCTGTCCTCTTGTTATTCTCGCTGCAGGTCCTTTACTTGTATTTAAATCCTTAAGCTGAAGATTATACTTATCAGTATGAACTCCCATTTCTCCTCCAAGAATATCCATTTCAGCAACAAGATTACTTTTTCCAGGACCTCCTATTGAAGGATTACAAGACATCATAGCTATTGAATCAAGAGACATAGTTACAAGTAAAGTTTTTCTTCCTATTCTTGCCGATGCAAGAGAAGCTTCTACTCCTCCATGTCCTCCTCCTACTACAACAACATCATATATATAATTCATCTTCTTTCTCCTTAAAAAATCATAAATTTAAATCTTTATTATTGATTATATACACATATAAAAAAATAATAAATTTTTAAAAAAATTTTTTTATTTATATCCATATACATTTAATAAACTATAAAAACAAGAAACTGACTCAAATATATAATTCTGAGTCAGTCCCAAGATTAAAATTATTTTCCTACACAGAAATTGCTGAAAATATGATCTAAAAGATCTTCATTTGATATCTCTCCTGTTACTTCTGAAAGAGAATCAAGAGCTTCATTTAAATCAACTGCTATAAGATCCATAGGATATCCCATATCTATAGTCTCAAGAATATTTTCAACTGCTTTTTTAGTTTTTTCTAATGCTGATTTATGTCTTACATTTGTAATAACAAGTTTTTCTGAACTATCTTCAACCTGTCCTGATACAACATATTCATAAATTTCATCTTCAAGATCTTCTATTCCTATTTTTTCAAGAGCAGATATTTCAATCCATTTTTTTACCTTACTTAAATTTTTAATGTCTATTTTTCT is a genomic window of Fusobacterium perfoetens containing:
- the mnmG gene encoding tRNA uridine-5-carboxymethylaminomethyl(34) synthesis enzyme MnmG, encoding MNYIYDVVVVGGGHGGVEASLASARIGRKTLLVTMSLDSIAMMSCNPSIGGPGKSNLVAEMDILGGEMGVHTDKYNLQLKDLNTSKGPAARITRGQADKYLYRIKMKELLEKTENLDILQDCVEEIITDDKNKITGVKTALGIEIKAEAVVLTTGTFLKGRIVIGDVKYVAGRQGENSAEKLSDSLREHGIHIERYQTATPPRVDIRTVDFSKTERLEGEKHPRYFSIFTEKEENSVVPTWLTHTTEETVQVVKDLLKYSPIVSGIIETHGPRHCPSLDRKVLNFPDKTNHQIFLELESRESNELYINGLTTAMPPFAQDAMLKTIAGLENAKIVRYGYAVEYDYAPAYQLYPSLESKIVEGLFMGGQINGTSGYEEAASQGFIAGVNAARKTLGKEPVIIDRSEGYIGVMIDDIIHKRTPEPYRALPSRSEYRLTLRFDNGFMRLLDKAEEIGIVSPERIEYLKKAKENVEKEVKVLKELKVPMRTANDILEKYGCEQRLTKGTTANEVLKFKEITYENLANELGIDISSYPKFVTSQIETITKYDIFIKRENEQIEKFKKLEGIMIPKDFDFTSVRGISNIAKAGLCDVKPISIGEASRISGVTGNDIALLLAHINMKK